One window from the genome of Cryptosporangium minutisporangium encodes:
- a CDS encoding permease prefix domain 1-containing protein: protein MTVDSENGLEGQIAEWRAYMDRRRELHRNDADELEDHLRDRISELTESGLRPDEAFLIAVKRMGSLDEVSREFAREHSERLWKQLVLPGEPDASTAERPRRELLAMVICAGVAAVGFKLPALFGFGLDDDAYFYARNFSLFALVPLAAYFVWQRQVGIRVIGVLAALFVLGAVAANAYPLDEDSQSAVLTAIHLPLALWLVVGVAYVGGDWRSGRRRMDFIRFTGEWLIYFVLLALGGGVLTAFTAGTFAAIGLDAEVFISEWLLPCGAMAAVVVAAWLVEAKQSVIENMAPVLTRVFTPLFAVALLAFLGALVWTQNGIDVERDVLILFDLLLVVVLGLLLYALSARDLTARPGLFDRLQLALVVTALIIDVVVLLAITGRITEWGFTPNKSAALGENLILLTNLAWSAWLFFGFVRGRAPFARLERWQTGYVAVYAVWAWAVVLLFPFVFQFD from the coding sequence ATGACCGTCGACAGCGAGAACGGTCTGGAGGGTCAGATCGCCGAGTGGCGGGCGTACATGGACCGCCGACGCGAGCTGCACCGCAACGACGCCGACGAGCTGGAGGACCACCTCCGGGACCGGATCTCCGAGCTGACCGAGTCGGGGCTGCGTCCCGACGAGGCGTTCCTGATCGCGGTCAAACGCATGGGTAGCCTCGACGAGGTGTCGCGGGAGTTCGCCCGCGAGCACTCCGAGCGGCTCTGGAAACAGCTCGTGCTGCCCGGGGAGCCGGACGCGTCCACCGCCGAGCGACCCCGTCGCGAGCTGCTCGCCATGGTGATCTGCGCGGGAGTCGCGGCGGTCGGATTCAAGCTGCCGGCACTGTTCGGGTTCGGCCTGGACGACGACGCGTACTTCTACGCCCGGAACTTCAGCCTCTTCGCGCTGGTGCCGCTGGCGGCGTACTTCGTCTGGCAGCGCCAGGTCGGGATCCGGGTCATCGGTGTGCTCGCGGCGCTGTTCGTGCTCGGTGCGGTCGCCGCGAACGCGTACCCGTTGGATGAGGACTCGCAGTCGGCGGTGCTCACCGCGATCCATCTGCCGCTGGCGCTCTGGCTGGTGGTCGGTGTCGCTTACGTCGGCGGCGATTGGCGGTCCGGGCGGCGGCGGATGGACTTCATCCGGTTCACCGGGGAGTGGCTGATCTACTTCGTCCTGCTCGCCCTGGGCGGTGGCGTGCTCACCGCGTTCACCGCGGGTACGTTCGCGGCGATCGGGCTGGACGCCGAGGTGTTCATCAGCGAGTGGCTGCTGCCCTGCGGCGCCATGGCGGCGGTCGTGGTGGCGGCGTGGCTGGTCGAGGCGAAGCAGAGCGTCATCGAGAACATGGCGCCGGTACTGACGCGGGTGTTCACGCCGCTGTTCGCGGTCGCCCTGCTGGCGTTCCTGGGAGCGCTCGTCTGGACCCAGAACGGCATCGACGTCGAGCGCGACGTGCTGATCCTGTTCGACTTGCTGCTCGTCGTCGTGCTGGGGCTGCTGCTCTACGCGCTGTCCGCACGTGACCTCACGGCCCGGCCCGGCTTGTTCGATCGGTTGCAGCTCGCGCTCGTTGTCACTGCGCTGATCATCGACGTCGTCGTGCTGCTGGCGATCACCGGCCGGATCACCGAGTGGGGGTTCACGCCCAACAAGTCCGCGGCGCTGGGCGAGAACCTGATCCTGCTCACGAACCTGGCCTGGTCGGCGTGGCTGTTCTTCGGGTTCGTGCGCGGCCGCGCGCCGTTCGCACGCCTGGAACGGTGGCAGACCGGGTACGTCGCGGTGTACGCGGTGTGGGCCTGGGCGGTCGTGCTGTTGTTCCCGTTCGTGTTCCAGTTCGACTGA
- a CDS encoding PadR family transcriptional regulator, whose protein sequence is MHITKDLVAASATPLVLGILTEGESYGYAILKQVNELSGGQLEWTDGLLYPLLHRLERLGHVESFWETPAGGRRRKYYRITDQGRAELVEQRRQWAAVVDALRGVWNRTESFGTPAFGAGL, encoded by the coding sequence ATGCACATCACGAAAGACCTCGTCGCCGCGTCGGCGACGCCGCTCGTGCTGGGGATCCTCACCGAGGGCGAGAGCTACGGCTACGCGATCCTCAAGCAGGTCAACGAACTCTCCGGCGGACAGCTGGAGTGGACCGACGGCCTGCTCTACCCGTTACTGCACCGCTTGGAGCGGCTCGGTCACGTCGAATCGTTCTGGGAGACGCCGGCCGGTGGGCGCCGCCGGAAGTACTACCGGATCACCGACCAGGGCCGCGCCGAACTGGTCGAGCAACGGCGTCAGTGGGCCGCGGTCGTCGACGCGTTGCGCGGCGTCTGGAATCGCACCGAGTCGTTCGGGACGCCGGCCTTCGGAGCCGGGCTATGA
- a CDS encoding helix-turn-helix domain-containing protein, with translation MPDARASTLDAAARVLQELRNELDDVADRILAEMLVRIPIAASASPDTVADVRGKMIETIALTIDQMVADAPLTPVTDRVRLVAVERAMTGVPLEYTILAYQIAADVLTDLAIERLAEDGKVDAATLGRALRRGMRFLQAATIGAAAGYEQVAVAAAVGRQHDQQSLLEAILADREDSASLAARVHRNGVDVRFRWAVATPAFATPGEGPSAADGAVRPAIDLQRRYPGALVGEVDGWTVMLSAAEPDELPRACGLARIAGSDYRSALRRAIRAAEVATHVGADRWDAADAAPFGALLSVPATDRDLFVRHTLGALADDEELLETLVSYLENGAVRIATARALHVHRHTLDRRLARITELLPVDPADPAARFRVRMALFFLGRFPGAR, from the coding sequence ATGCCCGACGCGCGAGCCAGCACCCTCGACGCCGCGGCTCGAGTGCTCCAGGAACTCCGGAACGAGTTGGACGACGTCGCGGACCGGATCCTCGCGGAGATGCTCGTCCGGATCCCGATCGCGGCATCGGCGTCGCCCGACACGGTGGCCGACGTCCGCGGCAAGATGATCGAGACGATCGCTCTGACCATCGACCAGATGGTCGCCGACGCCCCGCTGACCCCGGTGACCGATCGCGTGCGGTTGGTGGCCGTCGAGCGGGCGATGACCGGCGTGCCGCTCGAGTACACGATCCTGGCGTACCAGATCGCCGCCGACGTGCTGACCGACCTCGCCATCGAACGGCTCGCCGAGGACGGCAAGGTCGATGCCGCGACGTTGGGGCGCGCCCTTCGTCGGGGCATGCGGTTCCTGCAGGCGGCGACGATCGGCGCGGCGGCCGGCTACGAGCAGGTGGCGGTCGCGGCGGCCGTCGGCCGCCAGCACGATCAGCAGTCCCTGCTGGAGGCGATCCTGGCGGATCGCGAGGACTCCGCGAGCCTCGCCGCCCGCGTGCACCGCAACGGCGTCGATGTCCGGTTCCGCTGGGCGGTGGCGACGCCTGCCTTCGCGACGCCCGGCGAGGGGCCGTCGGCGGCTGACGGCGCGGTCCGTCCGGCTATTGACCTGCAGCGTCGATACCCGGGCGCGCTCGTCGGCGAGGTCGACGGGTGGACGGTGATGCTGAGCGCGGCCGAGCCGGACGAGCTGCCTCGCGCGTGCGGGCTCGCCCGGATAGCCGGTTCCGACTACCGCTCGGCGCTGCGCCGGGCCATCCGGGCCGCCGAGGTCGCCACGCACGTCGGTGCCGACCGCTGGGACGCCGCCGACGCCGCCCCGTTCGGCGCGCTGCTCTCCGTGCCCGCTACCGACCGCGACCTGTTCGTCCGGCACACGCTCGGAGCGCTCGCCGACGACGAGGAGCTGCTCGAGACGCTGGTGTCCTACCTCGAGAACGGCGCGGTCCGGATCGCCACCGCCAGAGCACTACACGTGCACCGGCACACGCTCGACCGGCGGCTGGCGCGGATCACCGAGCTGCTCCCCGTGGACCCCGCCGATCCTGCCGCCCGCTTCCGCGTCCGAATGGCATTGTTCTTCCTCGGCCGTTTTCCCGGCGCGCGCTGA
- a CDS encoding siderophore-interacting protein, with product MSGTPLPMRVWTGEVVRTEDLTPALRRVVFGGPGLAGYASTGVGDEYLRLVFPTDDSRTPILPTVTDNCLDYGSIDLNTMRTYTVRAFDPATGEVTIDFVVHDGGVAAEWARKAAPGDLVGLNTPDGMYDPPAGLEWQFLIADFAALPAAARLIENAPPGVRTHVVLEVPDAAHHVELAPRPGVEVTWIHGGNGHSPSRLEQCVRSLPQPDGVGYVWVAGETREMRGVRKYLRKERGLPSTAFKTVGYWTDGAERWREGYAALDTETKESLEALWSIDADLTDIEIQYDERLTRLGL from the coding sequence ATGAGCGGAACCCCGTTGCCCATGCGGGTGTGGACCGGCGAAGTGGTCCGCACCGAGGACCTCACCCCCGCGCTGCGCCGCGTCGTGTTCGGCGGCCCCGGCCTCGCCGGATACGCCAGCACCGGCGTGGGCGACGAGTACCTGCGCCTGGTCTTCCCGACCGACGACTCGCGGACGCCGATCCTCCCGACGGTCACCGACAACTGCCTGGACTACGGCTCCATCGACCTGAACACGATGCGGACCTACACCGTGCGGGCGTTCGACCCGGCGACCGGTGAGGTCACGATCGACTTCGTCGTCCACGACGGCGGCGTGGCCGCCGAGTGGGCACGGAAGGCGGCCCCAGGTGATTTGGTCGGGCTGAACACCCCGGACGGCATGTACGACCCGCCGGCCGGGCTGGAGTGGCAGTTCCTCATCGCCGACTTCGCCGCGCTGCCGGCCGCCGCCCGCCTGATCGAGAACGCACCGCCGGGCGTCCGGACGCACGTCGTGCTGGAGGTGCCGGACGCCGCCCACCACGTCGAGCTGGCCCCGCGCCCCGGTGTCGAGGTCACGTGGATCCACGGCGGCAACGGGCACAGCCCGAGCCGGCTCGAACAGTGCGTGCGCTCGCTCCCGCAGCCGGACGGCGTCGGATACGTCTGGGTGGCGGGCGAGACCCGGGAGATGCGTGGCGTCCGGAAGTACCTCCGGAAGGAGCGCGGGCTGCCGTCGACCGCGTTCAAGACGGTCGGGTACTGGACCGACGGCGCGGAGCGCTGGCGGGAGGGGTACGCGGCGCTCGACACGGAGACCAAGGAGTCGCTGGAAGCGCTCTGGAGCATCGACGCGGATCTGACCGACATCGAGATCCAGTACGACGAGCGCCTCACGCGCCTCGGACTCTGA
- the lspA gene encoding signal peptidase II gives MNTGQQAVRYGRFLIVAALVLVVDQASKFWAVRALADGRELTVLPPLIDFRLVYNSGAAFSIGKSVTWVFTLAAAAAVVGILYYGRRVTSTAWALTLGAVLGGAVSHLGDRLFREPGFARGHVVDFIDYNGLFVGNVADIALVLGAVALAVLSWRGVPVRDVPERDVPSPT, from the coding sequence GTGAACACCGGTCAGCAGGCGGTGCGGTACGGACGGTTCCTGATCGTCGCCGCGCTCGTCCTCGTCGTCGATCAGGCGTCCAAGTTCTGGGCGGTTCGGGCACTCGCGGACGGTCGCGAGTTGACGGTGCTGCCCCCGCTGATCGACTTCCGCCTGGTCTACAACAGCGGGGCCGCCTTCTCCATCGGCAAGTCCGTCACCTGGGTCTTCACGCTGGCAGCAGCAGCCGCCGTGGTCGGCATCCTGTACTACGGCCGGCGGGTGACGTCGACCGCGTGGGCGCTGACGCTGGGCGCGGTGCTGGGCGGAGCGGTCTCGCACCTCGGCGACCGGCTGTTCCGCGAACCGGGCTTCGCGCGCGGGCACGTCGTCGACTTCATCGACTACAACGGGTTGTTCGTCGGCAACGTCGCGGACATCGCGCTGGTTCTCGGGGCGGTGGCGCTCGCGGTGCTCAGTTGGCGCGGCGTTCCGGTGCGGGACGTGCCCGAGCGAGATGTTCCCTCGCCGACATAG
- a CDS encoding GlxA family transcriptional regulator, which translates to MTQGSLHRVVVLVDENSNPFELGCATEVFGLRRPELGRDLYDFRLCAASPRTRMRDGFFTLAGVAPLSALERADTVIVPNRPDIDAPRRPRVLAAIRAAHERGARLIGFCSGAFTLAEAGVLDGRRATAHWQWADSFRRRFPRVRLEPDVLFVDDGDILTAAGSAAALDLGLHVVRRDHGAEVATAVSRRLVFAAHRDGGQRQFVERPIPRARDESLAPLLAWAQAHLDEPLTVAELAARAAISAATLHRRFRAELGTTPLSWLTAERVALACRLLERGDVQIDMVARRAGIGTAANLRSLLRRETGLTPTEYRRRFAPPVPSLQG; encoded by the coding sequence ATGACGCAAGGATCCTTGCATCGGGTCGTGGTCCTGGTCGACGAGAACTCGAACCCGTTCGAGCTGGGCTGCGCGACCGAGGTGTTCGGCCTGCGCCGACCCGAGCTGGGACGTGACCTCTACGACTTCCGGCTCTGCGCGGCGTCGCCACGCACCCGGATGCGGGACGGCTTCTTCACGCTGGCCGGCGTCGCGCCGCTCTCCGCGCTGGAGCGGGCCGACACGGTGATCGTGCCGAACCGCCCGGACATCGACGCGCCACGCCGTCCCCGGGTGCTGGCCGCGATCCGGGCGGCGCACGAGCGGGGAGCCCGGTTGATCGGCTTCTGCAGCGGCGCGTTCACGTTGGCCGAGGCCGGAGTGCTGGACGGGAGGCGCGCGACCGCGCACTGGCAGTGGGCCGACTCGTTCCGCCGGAGGTTCCCGCGCGTCCGGCTGGAGCCGGACGTCCTGTTCGTGGACGACGGGGACATCCTCACCGCGGCCGGTAGCGCGGCCGCCCTCGACCTCGGCCTGCACGTGGTCCGCCGGGACCACGGCGCGGAGGTCGCGACCGCGGTCAGCCGGCGGCTGGTGTTCGCCGCACACCGGGACGGGGGGCAGCGGCAGTTCGTCGAGCGTCCGATCCCGCGGGCACGGGACGAGTCACTCGCACCGCTGCTGGCGTGGGCGCAGGCCCACCTGGACGAGCCGCTGACGGTCGCGGAGCTGGCCGCTCGGGCCGCGATCAGCGCGGCGACGCTGCACCGCCGGTTCCGGGCCGAACTGGGGACGACGCCGCTGTCCTGGCTCACCGCGGAGCGGGTCGCGCTCGCCTGCCGGCTGCTGGAACGCGGCGACGTCCAGATCGACATGGTGGCCCGGCGCGCGGGGATCGGCACCGCCGCCAACCTCCGGTCCCTGCTCCGTCGCGAGACCGGACTGACGCCGACCGAGTACCGCCGCCGATTCGCGCCACCCGTTCCGAGCTTGCAGGGATGA
- a CDS encoding cupin domain-containing protein translates to MSEPISLPTVLASFDALWSPRIVTRVNDYDVRVAKVAGDHVWHTHDHTDEFFLVLDGEFRIDLPGRAVTLSRDDVFTVPRGTAHKPSSAGGATILMFEPTGTSTVGDRHDEVPDHVDATTGHEL, encoded by the coding sequence ATGAGCGAACCGATCTCCCTGCCTACCGTCCTCGCGTCCTTCGATGCGCTCTGGAGCCCGCGGATCGTCACCCGGGTCAACGACTACGACGTTCGGGTCGCCAAGGTCGCCGGTGACCACGTCTGGCACACCCACGACCACACCGACGAGTTCTTCCTGGTGCTCGACGGCGAGTTCCGGATCGACCTGCCCGGCCGGGCGGTCACGCTGAGCCGTGACGACGTGTTCACGGTGCCGCGGGGGACCGCGCACAAGCCGTCGTCGGCCGGCGGCGCGACGATCCTGATGTTCGAGCCCACCGGGACGTCCACCGTCGGCGACCGGCACGACGAGGTGCCCGACCACGTGGACGCGACGACCGGCCACGAGCTCTAG
- a CDS encoding SDR family oxidoreductase, with protein MKISGSVALVTGANRGLGREFARVLLERGASKVYATARTPERIDLPGVETLRIDVTDPTSIQAAADLAADVTLLVNNAGIATGTNLVHGDLADIRRELDTHFWGTLGMVRAFAPALERNGGGAILNVLSALSWFAYDGAGAYGAAKAAAWNLTNGVRLELAPRGTLVTGLHLGAADTEMMADYQGPKVAPANVVRAALDGIEAGQIEVVVDDWSANVKASLAGDPAAFYGSAALPAS; from the coding sequence ATGAAAATCTCCGGTTCCGTCGCGCTCGTCACCGGCGCCAACCGCGGGCTCGGTCGCGAATTCGCGCGGGTGTTGCTTGAGCGTGGGGCGTCGAAGGTCTATGCCACCGCCCGCACGCCCGAACGCATCGACCTCCCCGGCGTGGAGACCCTGCGGATCGACGTCACCGACCCGACGTCGATCCAGGCCGCAGCCGACCTCGCCGCGGACGTCACGCTGCTGGTCAACAACGCCGGGATCGCCACCGGCACCAATCTGGTGCACGGCGACCTCGCGGACATCCGCCGGGAGCTCGACACCCACTTCTGGGGGACGCTCGGCATGGTCCGCGCGTTCGCACCGGCCCTGGAGCGGAACGGCGGCGGCGCGATCCTCAACGTCCTGTCGGCGCTCTCCTGGTTCGCGTACGACGGCGCCGGCGCGTACGGGGCGGCCAAGGCCGCGGCCTGGAACCTGACCAACGGGGTCCGGCTGGAGCTGGCACCGCGGGGGACGCTCGTCACCGGCCTGCACCTCGGGGCGGCCGACACCGAGATGATGGCCGACTACCAGGGCCCGAAGGTGGCGCCGGCGAACGTGGTGCGCGCCGCGCTCGACGGGATCGAGGCCGGTCAGATCGAGGTCGTGGTCGACGACTGGAGCGCCAACGTCAAGGCGTCGCTGGCCGGCGACCCCGCCGCGTTCTACGGCTCCGCCGCTCTCCCCGCGTCCTGA
- a CDS encoding MerR family transcriptional regulator — translation MRIGELATKAGVSVRALRYYEEQSLLSSERTPSGQRRYADSAVERVRFIQQLYAAGLSSKSVLEILPCVHSGDVTPELLDRLTTERDRIDRQIAELIATRDRLDGVIGAAVSFRDGTPCQH, via the coding sequence ATGCGCATCGGAGAGCTCGCCACGAAGGCCGGCGTAAGCGTGCGCGCGTTGCGCTACTACGAAGAGCAGTCGCTGCTCTCCTCCGAACGGACCCCGAGCGGCCAGCGCCGGTACGCCGATTCGGCGGTCGAGCGGGTGCGGTTCATCCAGCAGCTCTACGCCGCCGGTCTGTCCAGCAAGTCGGTCCTCGAGATCCTGCCGTGCGTCCACTCCGGCGACGTCACGCCCGAATTGCTCGATCGGCTCACCACCGAGCGCGACCGCATCGACCGCCAGATCGCCGAACTGATCGCCACCCGGGACCGGCTCGACGGGGTGATCGGCGCCGCGGTGTCGTTCCGCGATGGCACGCCCTGCCAGCACTGA
- a CDS encoding 5'-3' exonuclease, with translation MSSPPLLLVLDGNSLLHRAYHAAATGKLMDGDDRPVWALKGLVGYVARASAKLRPDAVVVGFDCPEHSTRQTDYPPYKAHRPEKAADLSEQIAAAPDLLRATGLCTVVPRGYEADDVLASAAETARRGGWRSILVTSDRDAFALIDDATSVLRVRNGGLDEAVLITPSTLHDLYGVPPTLYRDLAALRGDPSDNLPGVRGFGTILAARLLAEFGSVEAAWEALDGGHSADVRAVVGDVAARSLGTPEARERVEVNRRLMRMRPDLDLPALDAARLPLSYATMRQALAGRGIILGPSLWALTGRTPPPEPDPEPPKYPRSPRARREPSPDQLALF, from the coding sequence GTGTCTTCCCCGCCCCTGCTGCTCGTCCTCGACGGCAACAGCCTGCTGCACCGCGCTTACCACGCGGCGGCGACCGGGAAACTGATGGACGGGGACGACCGGCCGGTCTGGGCGCTGAAGGGCTTGGTCGGGTACGTCGCACGGGCGTCGGCGAAGCTCCGGCCGGACGCGGTCGTGGTCGGCTTCGACTGCCCGGAGCACTCCACGCGGCAGACCGACTACCCGCCGTACAAGGCGCACCGGCCGGAGAAGGCCGCCGACCTCTCGGAACAGATCGCGGCTGCGCCGGATCTGCTGCGGGCGACCGGCTTGTGCACCGTCGTTCCGCGCGGTTACGAGGCGGACGACGTCCTGGCGAGCGCCGCGGAGACGGCCCGTCGGGGCGGGTGGCGGTCGATACTCGTGACCAGCGATCGGGACGCGTTCGCGCTGATCGACGACGCGACATCGGTGCTGCGGGTGCGCAACGGCGGACTCGACGAAGCCGTGCTGATCACCCCCTCGACGTTGCACGACCTCTACGGGGTGCCGCCGACGCTCTACCGCGACCTGGCGGCGCTGCGCGGCGATCCGTCCGACAACTTGCCGGGGGTGCGGGGTTTCGGCACGATCCTGGCCGCCCGGCTGCTCGCCGAGTTCGGCAGTGTCGAGGCGGCGTGGGAGGCCTTGGACGGTGGTCACTCCGCGGACGTGCGTGCGGTCGTCGGTGACGTGGCCGCACGGAGCCTCGGGACGCCGGAGGCCCGGGAGCGCGTCGAGGTGAACCGCCGGCTGATGCGAATGCGGCCGGACCTGGATCTTCCGGCGCTGGACGCCGCCCGGCTGCCGCTCTCGTACGCGACGATGCGTCAGGCGCTGGCCGGGCGCGGGATCATTCTGGGGCCGTCGCTCTGGGCGTTGACCGGTCGGACGCCACCACCGGAGCCGGACCCCGAGCCGCCGAAGTACCCCCGGAGCCCGCGCGCCCGCCGGGAACCCTCCCCCGACCAGCTCGCGCTCTTCTGA